The Branchiostoma floridae strain S238N-H82 chromosome 8, Bfl_VNyyK, whole genome shotgun sequence genome has a segment encoding these proteins:
- the LOC118421525 gene encoding uncharacterized protein LOC118421525: MGCSSSQEADSAKGGERKVDHNLALAIIDIYLKQVQAIKRGVELSESHQPVPSSKLKRLTSATHPDFATDTADNKKGRSNFSVTMRYPEALKILEGIFSNLKKNGRPKKENVLEWPCKKASRGEDMYTPPEGNWSQEVKVVEADFTDVLKREILVISDIHFGSCQCVEDNVRRLLEVLTEVPEDGTVHTLVLLGDVFDLVTWPVNQNPRAPEICQLEWSEDELIREFAERVAKIAEAGIRVFYVTGHHDHDMTDDMVESLFGDKVEFVKGILIYKVNTGERDYYVRFEHGHEMDLVCTRGRFEETELIHGQTTGYYVRRFCTANQGVPLRELFSKIFMLRSIGQYLGLGLLDVVSEDEKQKRFLKFLYEHAFGRPITGSEAVLLGDGKYVTIDNLLRQRVTKRSISRNGSDETMNMVMAMMFDFSGFLQTCEEDVVILAHTHYWITERHRGARGQEVLYANSGAWSRGVKEVTYVKIVPPAEEDGIVEVVSQPAHQAAH; this comes from the exons ATGGGTTGTTCTTCGTCTCAAGAAGCCGACAGTGCAAAG GGCGGAGAAAGGAAGGTAGACCACAACCTGGCGCTGGCGATCATAGACATCTACCTCAAGCAGGTCCAAGCCATCAAACGAGGTGTGGAACTATCGGAGAGCCACCAACCAGTTCCCAGCTCCAAACTCAAACGCCTGACCTCAGCAACCCACCCCGACTTCGCCACGGACACGGCAGACAACAAAAAGGGGCGATCGAACTTCTCCGTCACGATGCGATACCCGGAAGCCTTAAAAATTCTGGAAGGAATCTTTAGCAACCTTAAGAAGAACGGACGACCCAAGAAAGAAAACGTCTTGGAGTGGCCGTGTAAGAAAGCGAGCCGGGGTGAAGACATGTACACGCCTCCTGAAGGAAATTGGTCGCAGGAGGTCAAAGTTGTCGAGGCGGATTTTACAGACGTTCTGAAACGTGAAATCCTTGTTATCAGTGACATCCACTTCGGATCTTGCCAGTGTGTGGAGGATAACGTCCGTAGACTGTTAGAAGTTCTTACGGAGGTGCCGGAAGACGGGACCGTACACACGTTGGTGCTACTCGGGGACGTGTTTGACCTGGTGACCTGGCCGGTCAACCAGAACCCAAGGGCACCCGAAATCTGCCAGCTGGAGTGGTCGGAAGACGAGCTCATCCGAGAGTTTGCCGAGCGGGTGGCGAAGATTGCCGAAGCAGGAATTCGGGTGTTTTACGTGACGGGACACCACGACCACGACATGACCGACGACATGGTAGAAAGCTTGTTCGGTGACAAG gtaGAATTCGTGAAAGGTATCCTCATCTACAAGGTGAACACCGGGGAACGAGACTATTACGTCAGGTTCGAGCATGGGCACGAGATGGATCTTGTGTGTACCCGCGGCAGGTTTGAGGAGACGGAGTTGATTCACGGGCAGACCACCGGGTACTACGTGCGGCGATTCTGTACAG CGAACCAGGGCGTCCCGTTGCGGGAACTGTTCTCCAAGATCTTCATGCTCCGGTCCATCGGGCAGTACCTCGGGCTGGGTCTTCTGGATGTCGTCAGTGAGGACGAGAAACAGAAGAGGTTCCTCaa GTTTCTGTACGAACACGCCTTCGGGAGACCCATAACCGGAAGTGAGGCTGTTCTTCTCGGGGACGGGAAGTACGTCACCATCGACAACCTGTTACGTCAGAGGGTCACAAAAAGGTCCATCTCCCGA AATGGCTCTGATGAGACGATGAACATGGTGATGGCGATGATGTTTGACTTCAGCGGGTTCCTGCAGACGTGTGAGGAGGACGTGGTCATCCTGGCGCACACGCACTACTGGATCACGGAGAGGCACAGGGGTGCCAGGGGACAGGAGGTGCTGTATGCCAACAGCGGGGCCTGGTCCCGGGGTGTCAAGGAG
- the LOC118421874 gene encoding zinc finger protein 554-like produces MAKHTGVKPYMCGECDYSAAQEYSLKRHMAKHTGVKPYMCGECGHRTANRSSLTLHMRKHTDKPYMCGECGYRTTTKSYLTTHMRKHTGEKPYKCDQCKYSTARKDDLSRHVANKHTGDKPYTCCECGFRTGDKTSLSRHMRTHTTGQKPFNCELCDYSTAKPSHKCD; encoded by the exons ATGGCCAAGCACACTGGGgttaaaccctacatgtgtggggagtgcgactattctgctgcacaggaATACAGTTTAAAGCGACACATGGCGAAACACACTGGGgttaaaccctacatgtgtggggagtgcgggcaCAGGACAGCTAATAGGTCTAGCCTGACcttacatatgagaaaacacacag acaaaccctacatgtgtggggagtgtgggtacaggactaCTACCAAATCGTACCTTACCACACATATGAGAAagcatacaggtgaaaaaccctataaatgtgaccagtgcaaaTATTCTACTGCAAGGAAAGACGATTTGAGCCGACACGTGGCTAATAAGCACActggagacaaaccctacacgtgtTGTGAGTGCGGATTCAGGACGGGTGATAAGACTTCcctatcccgacacatgaggaCACATACTACAGGCCAGAAACCCTTTAACTGTGAACTGTGCGACTATTCAACT gcgaAACCTTCCCACAAATGTGACTAG